The Streptomyces noursei ATCC 11455 sequence GATCTTGTCGGTGGGGCACCGGCGGCGGCAAGGCGTCCGGCCGGCCCGGGCGGGGCGGACGATTTTCACCCGTCCGTGGCACGGGCCCGGGATCACGGGGCGGGGCAGGGGCGGCGGACGCCCCGGGGGCCGGCGGGCCGGGCGGCGCAGCGGCGGCACGAAGGGGGACGCACGGCCGTATGCTGGCTGGGCATTGTTCTGGATCTAGCGAGAGCGGCTGTTATGCGTGTCTACGTCCCCCTGACGCTTTCCGGGCTCGCTGAGGCACACAAGGGCGGCGAGCTGGGGGCCGGCCCGCTGCTCGCGTACGCCGTCACGCCCGCGCTGCGGGAGTGGTACGTCTCGGACGACATCGAGGAGCTGGAGTACGCGGCGCTCAACCGCGCGGCGCAGGCGTCGCTGCGGCTGCTGGCCGGGCACCCGGAGGTGCCCCGGCGGCGGGTCGTGGTGGCGGTGGACGTGCCGGACCGCGGCGCGGCCGTGGACCCGGACCGCGGGCTGGACCCGTCGTCGCTGGGCGAGGTGCGGATCACCGGGCCGGTGCCGCTGTCGAAGGCGGCGGCGGTGCACGTGGACTCCGCGGACGCGGAGGAGGACGTGGCGGCGGCCGCGGCGGCGCTGGGCGCGGCCGATCTCGGCGACGACGACGCGCAGTTCACGGTGGACGGCGCCGAGGACCACGACCTGATGTGGTTCGGGGTGCAGGAGATTCCGCAGCTGCTGGGGTGACGCCCCGGCGCGGTGGCCCGGCCGCCGGCTCGGCGCCGCTGTCAGTGGCGGCGGGTACGGTTTTCCCCATGGCAACCGCACGGGGGAAGGACCGGGGGACGACATGACGAAGCCCGTTGCGCACATCGTGTGGGACTGGAACGGCACCCTGTTCCACGACACCGACGCCGTGATCGCGGCGACCAACTCCGCCTTCGCGGAGATCGGCCTGGAGCCGATCACGCTGGAGCGGTACCGCGAGCTGTACTGCGTGCCGGTGCCGCGGTTCTACGAGCGGCTGATGGGGCGGCTGCCGACCGAGGCCGAGTGGCTGCTGATGGACGCGGCCTTCCACCGGCACTACACCGAGCACCGGGCCGGCTGCGGCCTCGCCGACGGCGCGGACGGGCTGCTGGCGACGTGGCAGGCGGCCGGGCGGAGCCAGTCGATCCTCAGCATGTTCGGCCATGACGAGCTGATACCCCTGGTGCGCGGCCTCGGCATCGCCTCGCGCTTCGTGCGGGTCGAGGGCCGCACGGGCCCGTCCGGGGGGTCGAAGAGCGCTCACATGGTGCGCCATCTGGCGGCCCTGGAGCGCGTCGACCCGGGGCGTACGGTGGTGATCGGGGACGCCGTCGACGACGCGGTGGCCGCCCGCGACGCGGGAGCCCACGCCGTGCTGTACACCGGCGGATCGCACAGCCGGAGCAGCCTGACGGCCGCCGGGGTACCGGTGGTGGACAGCCTCACCGAGGCCGTGCAGATCGCGGAGGACCTCGCCGCCTAGGCGACGGGGACCGGCGCCCGAGCCGCCACGCATACGCCACCTCGGCGCCCCATTGTCCAGAAGGGCCAAGTTAAGGGTGTGGTTTTACGTGCACGGCGCATAACGGGGCACTTGCCGGGAGAGATAGCCTTGCACCGTGATCAGCGCGATAGCCCGCGGGGGTGGCAAGGCCCCCGCCGTGCGCCCGGGACACCACCGTGACCGGGCGAGCGCTGACCGTTGCGGCCGCCAATCCATGTCGACGTCATCACAACTCGTCGACAACGGCACGGCCTCCCCCCATCGCGGCATAGCGTCGACAGCGACAGGACACCTCGCGTCGCGGTGGCGTTGTGCGGCTTCAGCAGCCCTTCCCACGTTTTTCCACAACGTCACGCAACGGCGCGCGACAGGAGCCAGAGGACATGCAGACCAAGCTGGACGAAGCCAAAAACGAGCTGCTCGCGAGGGCCGCCCGGGTAGGTGAGAGCAGCCCGGCCGGGGGGAAGTCCCCGGTCCGCGGACTGGACCCGGACACCCTTACGGGATACCTCCAGCGCTACTACCTGCACACCGCCCCCGAGGACCTCGCCGACCGCGACCCGGTCGACGTCTTCGGTGCCGCACTCTCCCACTTCCGCCTCGCCGAGCACCGGCCCCAGGGCACCGCGAATGTGCGGGTGCACACCCCGACCGTCGAGGAGAACGGCTGGATGTGCAGCCACTCCGTGGTCGAGGTGGTCACCGACGACATGCCCTTCCTGGTCGACTCGGTCACCAACGAGCTCTCGCGGCAGGGGCGCGGCATCCATGTCGTGATCCACCCGCAGGTCACCGTCCGCCGGGACGTCACCGGCAAGCTGATCGAGATCCTCGGCGCCAACGGCGGCGGGCGCGGCGCCAACGGCGGCAAGGTCGCCGAGCTGCCGCACGACGCGGTCACCGAGTCCTGGATCCACGTCGAGACCGACCGGGAGACCGACAAGGAGGACCTCAAGCAGATCACGGCGGATCTGCTGCGGGTGCTCTCCGACGTCCGCGAGGCCGTCGAGGACTGGGACAAGATGCGTTCCGCCGCGCTGCGGATCGCCGAGGACCTGCCCACCGAGCCGATCGCCGACGACATCCGCGAGGAGGATGTCGAGGAGGCCCGGGAGCTGCTGCGCTGGCTCTCCGACGCCCACTTCACCTTCCTCGGCTACCGCGAGTACGAGCTCGCCTCCGCGCCCTGCGAGGACGGCTCCGAGGAGGACGTCCTCACCGCGATCCCCGGCACCGGCCTGGGCATCCTGCGCTCCGACCCGGCACACCGCGAGAGCGACGCCGGCCACCCCGTCTCGCCGTCCTTCAACCGGCTGCCCGCGGACGCCCGCGCCAAGGCGCGCGAGCACAAGCTGCTGATCCTGACCAAGGCCAACAGCCGCGCCACCGTCCACCGGCCCTCCTACCTCGACTACGTCGGCGTGAAGAAGTTCGACAAGGAGGGCAACGTCATCGGGGAGCGGCGCTTCCTGGGCCTGTTCTCCTCGGCCGCGTACACCGAGTCCGTCCGCCGGGTGCCGGTGATCCGCCGCAAGGTCGCCGAGGTCCTGGAGGGCGCCGGCTTCAGCCCGAACAGCCACGACGGCCGCGACCTGCTCCAGATCCTGGAGACCTACCCGCGCGACGAGCTGTTCCAGACCCCGCCCGACCAGCTGCGGTCCATCGCGACCAGCGTGCTCTACCTCCAAGAGCGCCGCCGCCTGCGGCTCTACCTCCGCCAGGACGAGTACGGCCGCTACTACTCCGCCCTCGTCTACCTCCCGCGGGACCGCTACACCACCGCCGTCCGGCTGCGGCTGATCGACATCCTCAAGGAGGAACTGGGCGGCACCAGCGTCGACTTCACCGCCTGGAACACCGAATCGGTGCTCTCCCGGCTGCACTTCCTCATCCGCGTCGAGCCCGGCACCGCGCTGTCCGAGCTCACCGACACGGACGTGGACCGCATCGAGAGCCGGCTGGTGGAGGCCGCCCGCTCCTGGGCCGACGGCTTCGCCGAGGCGCTGACCGCCGAGGTCGGCGAGGAGCGCGCCGCCGAGCTGCTGCGCCGCTACGCCCACGCCTTCCCCGAGGGCTACAAGGCCGAGAACAACCCGCGCGGCGCGGTCGCCGACCTCCAACACCTGGAGAAGCTCACCGGGGAGCCGGGCCACGACTTCGCGGTCAGCCTCTACGAGCCGGTCAACGCCGGCCCCGGTGAGCGCCGCTTCAAGATCTACCGCCGGGGCGAGCCGGTCTCCCTGTCGAAGGTGCTGCCCGGCCTCAACCGCCTGGGCGTCGAGGTGATCGACGAGCGTCCGCACGAGCTGCGCTGCGCGGACTCCACGCTCGCCTGGATCTACGACTTCGGTCTGCGGATGCCCTCGTACGTCTCGGGCGACGACGCCCGCGAGCGCTTCCAGGAGGCGTTCACCGCGGTGTGGACGGGCGCCGCCGAGAGCGACGACTTCAACCAGCTGGTGCTGCGGGCCGGCCTCGACTGGCGGCAGGCGATGGTGCTCCGCGCCTACGCCAAGTACCTGCGGCAGGCCGGCTCGACCTTCAGCCAGACGTACATGGAGGACACCCTCTCCAACAACGTCCACACCACCCGGCTGCTGGTCTCGCTCTTCGAGGCGCGGATGTCCCCGGAGCGGCAGAGCGCCGGCACCGAGCTGATCGACGGGCTGCTGGAGGAGCTGGACGGCGCCCTGGACCAGGTCGCCTCCCTCGACGAGGACCGCATCCTGCGCTCCTTCCTCACCGTCATCAAGGCGACCCTGCGCACCAACCACTACCAGCGCGACAGCACGGGCCGGCCGCACTCCTACCTGTCCATGAAGCTGGACCCGCAGGCCATCCCCGATCTGCCGGCGCCCCGCCCGGCCTACGAGATCTGGGTGTACTCGCCCCGCGTCGAGGGCGTCCACCTGCGGTTCGGCAAGGTGGCGCGCGGTGGTCTGCGCTGGTCGGACCGGCGGGAGGACTTCCGCACCGAGATCCTCGGCCTGGTCAAGGCGCAGATGGTCAAGAACACCGTCATCGTGCCGGTCGGCGCCAAGGGCGGCTTCGTCGGCAAGCAGCTGCCGGACCCGGCGCAGGACCGCGACGCGTGGCTGGCCGAGGGCATCGCCTGCTACAAGACCTTCATCTCGGGTCTGCTGGACATCACCGACAACCTCGTCGCCGGCGAGGTCGTGCCGCCCAAGGGCGTCGTCCGGCACGACGAGGACGACACCTACCTGGTGGTCGCCGCCGACAAGGGCACCGCGACGTTCTCCGACATCGCCAACGAGGTCGCCGAGTCCTACGGCTTCTGGCTGGGCGACGCGTTCGCCTCCGGCGGCAGCGCCGGTTACGACCACAAGGGCATGGGCATCACCGCCCGCGGCGCCTGGGAGTCGGTCAAGCGGCACTTCCGCGAGCTGGGCCACGACACCCAGACCGAGGACTTCACCGTCGTCGGCGTCGGCGACATGTCCGGTGACGTCTTCGGCAACGGCATGCTGCTCAGCGAGCACATCCGGCTGGTCGCCGCCTTCGACCACCGGCACATCTTCCTCGACCCCAAGCCGGACGCGGCGACTTCGTACGCCGAGCGCCGCCGGCTGTTCGAGCTGCCGCGCTCCTCGTGGGCGGACTACAACAGCGAACTGCTCTCGCAGGGCGGCGGCATCCACCCGCGGTCGGCCAAGTCCATCCCGATCAACGCCCAGGTGCGGGCCGCGCTCGGCATCGAGTCCGGCGTGAAGAAGATGACGCCGGCCGAGCTGATGCAGACCATCCTCAAGGCCCCCGTGGACCTGCTGTGGAACGGCGGCATCGGCACGTACGTGAAGGCGTCGACGGAGTCGCACGCCGACGTGGGCGACAAGTCCAACGACGCGATCCGGGTCAACGGCGAGGACCTGCGGGTCAAGGTCGTCGGCGAGGGCGGCAACCTCGGCCTGACCCAGCTGGGCCGGATCGAGTTCGCCTCGGCGGGCGGGAAGATCAACACCGACGCGATCGACAACAGCGCCGGTGTGGACACCTCCGACCACGAGGTCAACATCAAGATCCTGCTCAACTCCGTCGTCGCCAACGGCGACATGACGGTCAAGCAGCGCAACAAGCTGCTGGCGCAGATGACCGACGAGGTCGGCTCGCTGGTGCTGCGCAACAACTACGCGCAGAACACCGCGCTGGCGCTGGCCATCGCCCAGTCCTCCAGCATGCTCCACGCCCAGCAGCGCTTCATGCGCCGCCTGGTGCGCGACGGACACCTGGACCGGGCGCTGGAGTTCCTGCCCGCCGACCGGCAGATCCGGGAGCGGCTGAGCGCCGGGCGCGGTCTGACCCAGCCGGAGACCGCGGTCCTGCTCGCCTACACCAAGATCACGGTGGCCGACGAGCTGATCCAGACGGCACTGCCGGACGACCCCTACCTCCAGCACCTGCTGTACGCCTACTTCCCGACCGCGCTGCGGGAGAAGTTCACCGAGCAGGTCGACGGGCACGCGCTGCGCCGCGAGATCGTCACCACGGTGATGGTCAACGACACCGTCAACACCGGCGGTACGAGCTTCCTGCACCGGATGCGGGAGGAGACCGGGGCGTCGCTGGAGGAGGTCGTCCGGGCGCACACCGCGGCCCGCGCGATCTTCCGGCTGGGCCAGGTCTGGGACGACGTCGAGGCGCTGGACAACACCGCCGCGGCCGACGTCCAGACCCGGATCCGGCTGCACTCGCGCCGGCTGGTCGAGCGCGGCACCCGCTGGCTGCTCAACAACCGCCGCCAGCCGCTGGAGCTGTCCGGGACGATCGACTTCTTCTCGGAGCGGGTGGCGCAGGTCTGGGCGGAGCTGCCCAAGCTGCTCCAGGGCAGCGACCTGGAGTGGTACCGGACGATCCTGGAGGAGCTGACCGACGCCGGGGTGCCCGAGCCGCTGGCCGTCCAGGTGTCCGGCTTCTCCTCGGTCTTCCCGGCGCTGGACATCGTCGCCATCGCGGACCGGACCGGCAAGGAGCCGCTGGCCGTCGCCGAGGTCTACTACGACCTGGGCGACCGGCTGCGGATCAACCAGCTCCTGGACCGCATCCTGGAGCTGCCGCGGAACGACCGCTGGCAGTCGATGGCTCGCGCCTCGATCCGCGAGGACCTCTTCGCCGCGCACGCCGCGCTCACCTCGGACGTGCTCGCGGTGGGCAACGGGTCCGCGACGCCGGAGGAGCGGTTCAAGGCGTGGGAGGAGACCAACGTCGCGATCCTGACGCGGGCCCGGGCCACGCTGGAGGAGATCCACGGGTCCGAGGGGTTCGATCTGGCGAACCTTTCGGTGGCCATGCGGACGATGCGTACGTTGCTGCGTACGCATAGCTGAGCCGGGTGGGGCGGCGCCGTTCGGCGCCCGCCCCCCTTGTCCTCAAGCGCCGGACGGGCTGGTGATGCCCGTCCGGCGCTTGTGCGTGGTGTGCCGGTGCGGTGGGGCCGTGGGGCTTCAGGGGGTGCGGGTGGTGGGCCCGTGCGGGCCGGGGTATCGCTGCGCTCGTCCTCAAACGCCGGACGGGCTGGGAGTTGCGGGTCCTAGGCGTGGGTGAATTCCTCGTAGGCCGCGAGGACTTCGTCGGTGGGGCCGTCCATGCGGAGGACGCCCCTTTCGAGCCAGAGGACGCGGTCGCAGGTGTCGCGGATGGAGTTGTTGTTGTGGCTGACGAGGAAGACCGAGCCGGCCTCCTCGCGCAGTTCG is a genomic window containing:
- a CDS encoding DUF6912 family protein, which produces MRVYVPLTLSGLAEAHKGGELGAGPLLAYAVTPALREWYVSDDIEELEYAALNRAAQASLRLLAGHPEVPRRRVVVAVDVPDRGAAVDPDRGLDPSSLGEVRITGPVPLSKAAAVHVDSADAEEDVAAAAAALGAADLGDDDAQFTVDGAEDHDLMWFGVQEIPQLLG
- a CDS encoding HAD family hydrolase; the encoded protein is MTKPVAHIVWDWNGTLFHDTDAVIAATNSAFAEIGLEPITLERYRELYCVPVPRFYERLMGRLPTEAEWLLMDAAFHRHYTEHRAGCGLADGADGLLATWQAAGRSQSILSMFGHDELIPLVRGLGIASRFVRVEGRTGPSGGSKSAHMVRHLAALERVDPGRTVVIGDAVDDAVAARDAGAHAVLYTGGSHSRSSLTAAGVPVVDSLTEAVQIAEDLAA
- a CDS encoding NAD-glutamate dehydrogenase, yielding MQTKLDEAKNELLARAARVGESSPAGGKSPVRGLDPDTLTGYLQRYYLHTAPEDLADRDPVDVFGAALSHFRLAEHRPQGTANVRVHTPTVEENGWMCSHSVVEVVTDDMPFLVDSVTNELSRQGRGIHVVIHPQVTVRRDVTGKLIEILGANGGGRGANGGKVAELPHDAVTESWIHVETDRETDKEDLKQITADLLRVLSDVREAVEDWDKMRSAALRIAEDLPTEPIADDIREEDVEEARELLRWLSDAHFTFLGYREYELASAPCEDGSEEDVLTAIPGTGLGILRSDPAHRESDAGHPVSPSFNRLPADARAKAREHKLLILTKANSRATVHRPSYLDYVGVKKFDKEGNVIGERRFLGLFSSAAYTESVRRVPVIRRKVAEVLEGAGFSPNSHDGRDLLQILETYPRDELFQTPPDQLRSIATSVLYLQERRRLRLYLRQDEYGRYYSALVYLPRDRYTTAVRLRLIDILKEELGGTSVDFTAWNTESVLSRLHFLIRVEPGTALSELTDTDVDRIESRLVEAARSWADGFAEALTAEVGEERAAELLRRYAHAFPEGYKAENNPRGAVADLQHLEKLTGEPGHDFAVSLYEPVNAGPGERRFKIYRRGEPVSLSKVLPGLNRLGVEVIDERPHELRCADSTLAWIYDFGLRMPSYVSGDDARERFQEAFTAVWTGAAESDDFNQLVLRAGLDWRQAMVLRAYAKYLRQAGSTFSQTYMEDTLSNNVHTTRLLVSLFEARMSPERQSAGTELIDGLLEELDGALDQVASLDEDRILRSFLTVIKATLRTNHYQRDSTGRPHSYLSMKLDPQAIPDLPAPRPAYEIWVYSPRVEGVHLRFGKVARGGLRWSDRREDFRTEILGLVKAQMVKNTVIVPVGAKGGFVGKQLPDPAQDRDAWLAEGIACYKTFISGLLDITDNLVAGEVVPPKGVVRHDEDDTYLVVAADKGTATFSDIANEVAESYGFWLGDAFASGGSAGYDHKGMGITARGAWESVKRHFRELGHDTQTEDFTVVGVGDMSGDVFGNGMLLSEHIRLVAAFDHRHIFLDPKPDAATSYAERRRLFELPRSSWADYNSELLSQGGGIHPRSAKSIPINAQVRAALGIESGVKKMTPAELMQTILKAPVDLLWNGGIGTYVKASTESHADVGDKSNDAIRVNGEDLRVKVVGEGGNLGLTQLGRIEFASAGGKINTDAIDNSAGVDTSDHEVNIKILLNSVVANGDMTVKQRNKLLAQMTDEVGSLVLRNNYAQNTALALAIAQSSSMLHAQQRFMRRLVRDGHLDRALEFLPADRQIRERLSAGRGLTQPETAVLLAYTKITVADELIQTALPDDPYLQHLLYAYFPTALREKFTEQVDGHALRREIVTTVMVNDTVNTGGTSFLHRMREETGASLEEVVRAHTAARAIFRLGQVWDDVEALDNTAAADVQTRIRLHSRRLVERGTRWLLNNRRQPLELSGTIDFFSERVAQVWAELPKLLQGSDLEWYRTILEELTDAGVPEPLAVQVSGFSSVFPALDIVAIADRTGKEPLAVAEVYYDLGDRLRINQLLDRILELPRNDRWQSMARASIREDLFAAHAALTSDVLAVGNGSATPEERFKAWEETNVAILTRARATLEEIHGSEGFDLANLSVAMRTMRTLLRTHS